Proteins encoded in a region of the Benincasa hispida cultivar B227 chromosome 2, ASM972705v1, whole genome shotgun sequence genome:
- the LOC120070605 gene encoding tRNA pseudouridine synthase A produces the protein MIPNPRARLVSPSGAGFGFKILMENRAQQKDYLHYNHTDRCRNARWTARESYQLMYGRPWQEVLDFYFHAVNGRFSLSSLFGTEIGHDHDDAEIPLIYNTAELNRVSVKDKTGRWARATFKIVLSYHGNSFDGWQKQPGLNTVQGLVEKSLGKFVDDKKAQMLKDKCLPIEGCAVVAGRTDKGVTALRQVCSFYTWRTDVQPQDIEDSINRAAPGKLRTLSVSQVSRIFHPNFSAKWRRYLYIFPLNDGENMEPDYAIWEDVEDCRKEENYGKIEVLNGEECKDEIHDNLVFGPNDEELVSADKPQTFSIRRVNQLLRKLEGKLLSYKMFARDTKASRNEGPPTECFVYHARAVEARLPCLDQGVGRSVMCVELVANRFLRKMVRVLVATAIREAAAGAGEDALLELMDATCRRATAPPAPPDGLSLVDVGYTEFDSQNCFILND, from the exons ATGATACCAAATCCGAGGGCTAGACTTGTATCACCATCAGGTGCCGGTTTTGGTTTCAAGATTCTGATGGAGAATCGAGCTCAGCAAAAAGACTATCTTCACTATAATCACACTGATCGTTGCAGAAATGCTAGATGGACAGCCAG GGAAAGCTACCAACTCATGTATGGAAGGCCGTGGCAAGAAGTGCTTGATTTTTACTTTCATGCTGTTAATGGAAGGTTCTCACTGTCCTCGTTGTTTGGAACTGAG ATAGGTCATGATCATGATGATGCTGAGATTCCATTGATTTACAACACAGCAGAGTTAAACAGAGTTTCAGTTAAAGATAAGACTGGGAGATGGGCAAGGGCAACATTTAAGATTGTTCTTTCCTACCATGGAAATTCTTTTGATGGGTGGCAAAAGCAGCCAGGCTTGAATACTGTTCAGGG CTTGGTAGAAAAATCTCTAGGGAAGTTCGTAGATGATAAGAAAGCTCAGATGTTGAAAGATAAATGCTTACCAATAGAAGGATGTGCTGTGGTTGCTGGGCGCACTGACAAAGGGGTGACAGCTCTGCGTCAAGTTTGCTCATTCT ATACTTGGCGTACAGATGTTCAACCTCAAGACATTGAAGATTCCATCAATAGAGCAGCTCCTGGAAAACTCAGAACATTATCTGTTTCTCAG GTGTCTCGTATCTTCCATCCGAATTTCTCTGCTAAGTGGAGGCGATATCTGTATATTTTTCCTCTGAATGATGGAGAGAACATGGAGCCAGATTATGCAATTTGGGAAGATGTAGAAGACtgtagaaaagaagaaaattatggtaaaatagaagtcttaaatGGTGAAGAATGCAAGGACGAGATTCATGATAATTTGGTCTTCGGTCCGAATGATGAGGAGCTTGTGTCGGCTGATAAACCTCAAACATTTAGTATAAGGAGGGTTAACCAACTACTTAGGAAACTAGAAGGGAAGTTGTTATCGTACAAGATGTTTGCACGTGACACCAAAGCATCAAGAAATGA AGGTCCACCTACGGAGTGTTTTGTTTACCATGCAAGAGCAGTGGAAGCTAGATTACCATGCTTG GACCAAGGAGTAGGAAGAAGTGTTATGTGCGTTGAGCTGGTTGCTAATCGCTTCTTGCGTAAG ATGGTACGGGTGCTTGTTGCGACAGCAATTAGAGAGGCAGCGGCGGGTGCTGGAGAGGATGCGTTACTAGAGCTGATGGATGCCACATGTCGACGTGCCACTGCACCACCTGCGCCTCCTGATGGCCTCAGTCTTGTTGATGTAGGGTATACAGAATTTGATTCACAAAATTGCTTCATTTTAAATGACTAA
- the LOC120070922 gene encoding pollen receptor-like kinase 1 has product MACLSTPPSTATALILIVISLELVVSWSASTDAEALLKFKSSLDTNNNSLGNWVTGSSPCSGNKANWVGILCEKGNVWGLKLENMGLKGHIDIESLEGVPQLRTISLMNNEFEGSLPDVKRLGSLKSLYLSSNHFSGNVPGDSFSSMLSLKKVHLAQNELEGQIPWSLVELPRLLELRLEGNKFSGQIPNFQQKTFKSFNVSNNDQLHGPIPHSFSHMDPSSFSGIEGLCGAPLNKPCNTSKMPSIGSIIMVSIAVTAALLAIGAGIVILSRRNQSSSNQEDPAHGKSPCGSELDPGVGSRSPDRGSSHGSGSGKRSADSAKLSFVREDSEKFDLSDLLKASAEILGSGCFGSSYKAALTNGPVMVVKRFKQMNNVDREEFQEHMRRIGRLKHPNLLPLVAYYYKKEEKLLITDYVEKGSLAVQLHGHQAVGQPALDWPARLKIIKGIGKGLRYLYSELPSLITPHGHLKSSNVLLKANHEPLLSDYGLIPVVNQEHAHELMVAYKSPEYTQQGRITKKTDVWSFGLLILEILTGKFPANFLHQNKSGDEEDLASWVKTIPEKEWNTQVFDKEMGQTKSSEGEMMKLLRIAMACCESDFEKRLDLREVVEKIDEVKEKDGDEDFYSSYASEADIRSSRGLSDELNFAM; this is encoded by the exons ATGGCATGCCTATCTACGCCACCCAGCACCGCCACCGCTCTCATTCTCATTGTCATCTCATTGGAGCTCGTTGTTTCTTGGAGCGCTTCTACAGATGCAGAAGCGCTTCTCAAGTTCAAGAGCTCTCTTGACACTAACAATAATTCGTTGGGGAATTGGGTTACGGGGTCTTCCCCTTGCTCGGGCAATAAGGCGAATTGGGTCGGTATTCTTTGCGAGAAGGGAAATGTTTGGGGATTGAAGCTTGAGAATATGGGGCTCAAGGGGCATATTGATATCGAGTCCCTTGAAGGGGTGCCTCAATTAAGGACAATTAGTCTTATGAACAATGAATTTGAAGGGTCTTTGCCTGATGTAAAGAGACTTGGGTCATTGAAATCTTTGTATTTGTCAAGCAATCATTTCTCAGGGAACGTTCCCGGTGATTCATTTTCAAGTATGTTGTCTTTGAAGAAAGTGCATTTGGCTCAGAATGAGTTGGAAGGTCAAATTCCTTGGTCTTTGGTTGAGTTGCCTCGTTTGTTGGAGTTGAGGCTTGAAGGAAATAAGTTTTCTGGCCAAATTCCTAATTTCCAACAAAAGACATTCAAGTCCTTTAATGTCTCTAATAATGATCAACTTCATGGCCCAATCCCACATTCCTTCTCCCACATGGATCCATCCTCCTTTTCAG GCATTGAAGGTTTATGTGGAGCGCCACTTAATAAACCATGCAACACCTCAAAGATGCCATCAATTGGGAGCATTATCATGGTTTCAATAGCTGTGACAGCGGCTCTGCTTGCCATCGGTGCAGGAATAGTCATCCTTAGCCGTCGGAACCAATCATCATCTAACCAAGAGGATCCAGCCCACGGAAAATCTCCATGTGGTAGTGAACTAGATCCGGGAGTCGGGTCGAGGTCACCGGACCGTGGCTCTAGCCATGGAAGCGGGTCAGGGAAACGGTCAGCTGATAGTGCTAAATTGTCATTTGTAAGAGAGGACTCAGAGAAGTTTGATTTATCAGATTTGCTTAAAGCCTCAGCAGAAATCCTAGGAAGTGGGTGCTTTGGTTCTTCTTACAAAGCAGCCTTGACCAATGGACCTGTCATGGTGGTTAAGAGGTTTAAGCAAATGAACAATGTGGATAGAGAGGAATTCCAAGAACATATGAGGAGAATTGGAAGACTGAAACACCCAAATTTGCTACCTCTTGTGGCCTACTATtataaaaaggaagaaaagctTCTCATAACAGACTATGTTGAGAAAGGCAGCTTGGCAGTTCAACTTCATG GACATCAAGCCGTGGGTCAACCAGCCCTGGATTGGCCTGCAAGATTGAAGATCATCAAGGGCATTGGTAAGGGTCTTCGGTATCTGTACAGTGAGCTTCCAAGTCTGATAACTCCACATGGCCATCTCAAGTCCTCAAACGTGCTTCTGAAGGCGAATCACGAGCCCCTTCTTTCGGACTATGGCCTGATCCCGGTCGTGAACCAAGAGCACGCTCATGAGCTAATGGTGGCGTACAAATCCCCAGAGTACACGCAACAAGGTCGGATCACAAAGAAGACAGACGTGTGGAGCTTTGGGCTGTTGATCCTAGAGATTCTAACAGGGAAATTCCCAGCCAACTTTCTGCATCAGAACAAGAGTGGGGATGAAGAAGATTTGGCAAGTTGGGTCAAAACCATTCCTGAAAAAGAATGGAATACACAAGTATTTGATAAGGAAATGGGGCAAACCAAGAGCAGTGAAGGTGAAATGATGAAGCTTCTCAGGATTGCAATGGCATGTTGCGAAAGCGACTTCGAGAAGCGGTTGGATTTACGAGAAGTCGTGGAGAAGATTGATGAAGTAAAAGAAAAGGATGGGGATGAAGATTTCTATTCTTCATATGCCAGTGAAGCTGATATTAGATCTTCAAGAGGATTATCTGATGAACTCAATTTCGCCATGTGA